The Tindallia californiensis genomic sequence GGCTGAACCAAGGCTTGAAAGAAAAGTTATCCTGGAAGGACGGTTGTTATCGTCCAGAAAAATTGATCAAGAACTTTACTTTGTTACGAACAGACACTTCGATTCCTACTGGATCATGCAGGATGCATCTGAAAAGGCAGAAACTCTGTTGAAACCGGTTTTTTCAGATTCGGCGCTGGAAAATGGAGCGTTGCAGCAAATTGATTTTGACCACATTGGGTATTTTCCCGGTGCAATCGAATCGAACTACATTACCGTGGCAGGTCTTCGGTTGGATAGACCGAATCAACCGGTGAATACAGATGTCTTTCTGGGTCGGGGAGACAATCTGTACGCTTCTCGGGAAAACCTCTATATGGCCATGGAAAAATGGGAAGATGGCGCATCGCAAACCGACTTATTTCGATTTGCATTAGAAGAAGGAACCATCGCCCATAAAGCTACAGGAAAGGTTCCTGGCAGGGTGCTGAATCAATTTTCCATGGATGAATTTGATCAGAGCTTTCGCATTGCTACTACCACTGGACAAATGTGGCGAACAGACGAGCAAACATCTAAAAATCATGTCTATGTGCTGGACATGAATCTGGAGCAAATTGGAGCCATTGAAGATATTGCACCGACAGAAAGAATCTATTCCGCCAGGTTTATGGGAGAACGGGCCTACTTGGTAACCTTTCGGGAAATTGATCCTTTTTATGTCATTGATCTTGCGGAACCGACAGCGCCAGAAATATTGGGATACCTTAAAATTCCAGGGTATAGTGATTACTTGCATCCCTACGATGAAAATCATATCCTTGGTTTTGGAAAAGAAGTATATGACGTTAAAGGCAATGCCATACCGGGAGGGTTCAAGATAGGCGTGTTTGATGTATCTAATGTGGAAGAGCCTATAGAAAAATTCAAGATAGAAATTGGTGATACCGGTACGGATTCAGCATTATTGCGAAATCACAAAGCATTACTTTTTTCAAAAGAAAAGGATATGATTGCTTTTCCCATTACCATTATGAAAAAAACGGCGGATAGCATGGAAAATCCATGGCAGTGGGGCCAGTTCACTTTTCAGGGAGCCCATATATACAGCCTTGATCTGGAGGAAGGCTTCCAGCTTAGCGCCAGTATTTCACACTTAAACTTGATAGATTATATGAAGGCAGGGCACTATTGGTATGGAAGTGAGAAAAACATCGACCGGATTCTGTACGTGGGGGATACCTTGATAACCACTTCGCCATATAAAGTGCAACGCCATCACCTAGGAAGTTTTCAATTACGGGATGAAGTGATCATTGGAGAATAGCGGTAGGGAAAGGGCAGGACAAGGGGATGCTTCTCTTGTCCTTTCCTCTTTTAAATGAGCGGAAAACAAAACGAAAAGCTATCGATATGAGACGAAAAGCTATCGATATGAAACCAAAAGCTATCCATATGCCACTAAATACTAAGCATTGATATCATTATCTGATGTTACTGTAGGATAGTAGTTGGCGATGTCAAGTGCTTTTAAAGAAGTTTTCTGGAAGGCTCTTAAAGATTTTCGGAGCACTAGGTTTCATTTCAGCAGGCTTCTATAACAAGGGAAGGGGTGCAGGTATTTTTATATATTGATTTATAGGCCTATTTAGGATAATGTGAGCGAAGGAGGGCGTGCTTCCGAAAGAAGTCCGAAAGCAATCTGAAAACGTCCCCTTGTCTCGGAGGTGAGAGCACAAGCATGGGAAAGAAGATGGTGGTGTTCGCTTTGATTTTTATCCTACTGATCGTTGGGTCGGTAGATATGATTTTAAGAACTGGTTACAATACTAATCTGAAAGAATTTTTTGGAATCAATGGAAGTCTGACAGAAGAAGAACGTGAATGGTTACAGGTCTATGGAGAAATTATTTATGGATCGGATCAATATGCACCTCCATTAAGGTTTCAGGATCCCAAAACCGGTCAGTACAAAGGAATTATCGTTGACTACATTAATGCCCTCTCTATTGAACTGGGAAAAGAGATACAGGTTCAACCGCTCGTATGGGAGGAAGCCTTGGCGAGTTTGGCGAAAGGTGAAACACAGATTGCGGATATGTACCCTTCGGAAGAAAGAGCAGAACATTTTTTATTTTCAAAACCAATTTATAATCAGCGGGGTATTATCCTGATACCAGTGGACAACGACCAGATTAAGCACTATGATCACTTGAAGGCTAAAACCGTAGCCGCACAAAAAGGTGATTATGTGAATGGGTTCCTAGAGAGTCGAGTAGAGCAAGTGACTTTCCGTCATGTGCCAAATTACAAAGAAGGAATTCGTCTATTAAAAAGTGGAGAAGTGGACGCCGTTGTGGGCGATGAACCGGTCATCAGCTTTATGCTGGATCAAATGGGCATCAGCGATGAATATAAAATTGCAGAAAATCCCCTTTACGAAATAGAGAGCGTTCTGGCTGTTCCAAAATCAGAGAAAAAACTTCTAAGCATTCTAAATAAAGGAATTGCAAGTCTGAATCAAAAAGAAACCATGACCGATATTCAACGTAAATGGTTTGGAATATCAGCCCCGTTTATTAAAGAAAGGGTTTCGGAGAGGACGGTTATCAGTGTAGGTGGGATTCTGTCCATTTTTGCCATAGCAATGCTCCTGATTTATGCATGGAACAACCAGTTAAAGAAAGAAGTGGAAAAAAGAACAGAGGAACTGTTTGTCAGTCGAAATGACTTAGAAACCACCTTTAATGGCTTAACTCATTTAATGGTGGTGGTTGATAAAGACTGTCGCATCTTAAATGTGAACAAAGCCTTTTGTGAATTGATACAGCACCCATCAGATAAAATTATCGGAAAGAATTGCAAGGATTACCCTGGCTTGCTTCATACCAGTTGCAATGAATGTCTGATGAAAAAGACCCTGATAAAAGAAAAAGACTTTCGGAAAGAAATGGAATACGACAATCGGATCTACGAAAAAACCACATTTCCGTTAAAGGATAAGGAAAGAAAAACAGAGCGGGTACTGATCATGATCAAAGACATGACAGACCTTAGGATAGGGGAACAACAGCTGTTACATGCCAATAAAATGGCAGCCATAGGCCAGTTGGCGGCAGGAGTAGCTCATGAAATCAGAAATCCTCTTGGTTTAATCCGAAGCTATTGTTATCTTTTAAAGGAAAATATCAGCATGCAGGATTCTTTGAATCAAAAAGCAATAGACGTTATTGAAAGTTCCGTAAAAAAATCCAGCAACGTGATTGATAATTTGCTTAACTTTTCAAGATTAACAGAAGAT encodes the following:
- a CDS encoding ATP-binding protein; this encodes MGKKMVVFALIFILLIVGSVDMILRTGYNTNLKEFFGINGSLTEEEREWLQVYGEIIYGSDQYAPPLRFQDPKTGQYKGIIVDYINALSIELGKEIQVQPLVWEEALASLAKGETQIADMYPSEERAEHFLFSKPIYNQRGIILIPVDNDQIKHYDHLKAKTVAAQKGDYVNGFLESRVEQVTFRHVPNYKEGIRLLKSGEVDAVVGDEPVISFMLDQMGISDEYKIAENPLYEIESVLAVPKSEKKLLSILNKGIASLNQKETMTDIQRKWFGISAPFIKERVSERTVISVGGILSIFAIAMLLIYAWNNQLKKEVEKRTEELFVSRNDLETTFNGLTHLMVVVDKDCRILNVNKAFCELIQHPSDKIIGKNCKDYPGLLHTSCNECLMKKTLIKEKDFRKEMEYDNRIYEKTTFPLKDKERKTERVLIMIKDMTDLRIGEQQLLHANKMAAIGQLAAGVAHEIRNPLGLIRSYCYLLKENISMQDSLNQKAIDVIESSVKKSSNVIDNLLNFSRLTEDKKEKVYLHEVIANVMNLESKEMKNQNIQKEVICQVDSQCYLNQEAMKHILINLISNAIDAMPEGGRLTIGCEKQQDRLLLSCSDTGVGIEPENQEKIFNPFFTTKAMGKGTGLGLYIVYNEVKKMAGKIQVESVPGEGATFRISLPLEGGEDEDGSA
- a CDS encoding beta-propeller domain-containing protein — encoded protein: MIGNRKKIGLLLFLFLVWLLPHSSIGVEAEEVTGIEKLSGFDELITLLEEQMIHDGYRHVSEPEMIMKDAMEAAPAEESAGSQPAEHSVTNIQVEGVDEGDVVKTDGQYLYRAEANRIVILSVDPDSPMKQTGIIEVEENFRTSEIYLDENQLVVLGTGHPIRPKEDPVLYDSALDQEMSASDVLPQIDERMIYPPPYWNRPTTTSVLVYDVENPAEPRLERKVILEGRLLSSRKIDQELYFVTNRHFDSYWIMQDASEKAETLLKPVFSDSALENGALQQIDFDHIGYFPGAIESNYITVAGLRLDRPNQPVNTDVFLGRGDNLYASRENLYMAMEKWEDGASQTDLFRFALEEGTIAHKATGKVPGRVLNQFSMDEFDQSFRIATTTGQMWRTDEQTSKNHVYVLDMNLEQIGAIEDIAPTERIYSARFMGERAYLVTFREIDPFYVIDLAEPTAPEILGYLKIPGYSDYLHPYDENHILGFGKEVYDVKGNAIPGGFKIGVFDVSNVEEPIEKFKIEIGDTGTDSALLRNHKALLFSKEKDMIAFPITIMKKTADSMENPWQWGQFTFQGAHIYSLDLEEGFQLSASISHLNLIDYMKAGHYWYGSEKNIDRILYVGDTLITTSPYKVQRHHLGSFQLRDEVIIGE